In Candidatus Aramenus sp. CH1, the following proteins share a genomic window:
- a CDS encoding DUF929 domain-containing protein, with product MAAKKRKEKKESKLIYVPFVLLAVFIALFFSLPYLHHSSGSSAAAQDSFGTLIKVSNQGYSNSTHVYFISWYGCPFGATLSWPLYLALSHYGHLDVSTHYSLTEGDIGVPVPGLIFNKFVPNSTVQFTYLYIYNQYLNATPSGQPIPKSQLVQVGLQEINSSLPSWIGALVYQWEIENPNFGFSQPIALLDGHIPTTLIITGPNGTWLMVGYPYMLTPQELLQANSSSTSLYQQIESGNVPPQIAQAENYILQVISEAQ from the coding sequence ATGGCTGCCAAGAAAAGGAAGGAGAAGAAGGAAAGCAAGCTGATCTACGTCCCCTTCGTCCTGTTGGCCGTTTTCATTGCATTGTTTTTCTCCTTGCCCTACCTCCACCACTCGAGTGGCAGCTCTGCTGCAGCACAAGACTCCTTTGGCACGCTTATAAAGGTCTCCAATCAAGGGTACTCCAACAGCACACACGTGTACTTTATAAGCTGGTACGGTTGCCCGTTTGGGGCCACACTTTCCTGGCCTCTCTACTTGGCGTTGAGCCACTACGGGCACTTAGATGTTTCTACCCACTACTCCCTCACGGAGGGGGACATAGGCGTCCCGGTGCCTGGGCTGATCTTTAACAAGTTTGTGCCCAACTCTACTGTCCAGTTCACCTACCTCTACATATACAACCAGTACTTGAACGCCACCCCCTCTGGCCAGCCAATCCCCAAGTCCCAGTTAGTCCAAGTGGGCCTCCAGGAGATAAACTCCAGCCTGCCCTCGTGGATCGGCGCCTTGGTCTACCAGTGGGAGATTGAGAATCCAAACTTCGGCTTCTCCCAGCCTATAGCCTTACTTGATGGACATATACCTACCACGCTGATAATAACCGGGCCAAATGGCACTTGGCTGATGGTTGGTTACCCCTACATGCTAACTCCTCAAGAGCTTTTGCAGGCAAACTCCTCCTCCACTTCGCTCTACCAGCAGATCGAGAGCGGTAACGTGCCGCCGCAAATAGCACAAGCAGAAAATTATATCCTCCAAGTTATCAGCGAAGCTCAATGA
- a CDS encoding DUF1404 domain-containing protein, with translation MEILRDQLNWKNLSLPLVFLVASLNPFTEEAEFHEQWLFMTTHYLLYIAGFLIGIKAIRGSAVFLLPGIALPVFWHVPLFFALAGAYLPWRVANDLTLFLAGVSAGMTIYKLSNVIKILLFVLWMSADSVLSVVLIVGIPAYSEEAYRFSPFPVSQEPVTGLVMFGIMTAVFVYVVVNLVKSIFHI, from the coding sequence ATGGAAATCCTCAGAGACCAACTTAACTGGAAGAACCTCTCCCTGCCGTTAGTCTTCCTAGTAGCTTCTTTGAACCCCTTCACGGAAGAGGCGGAGTTCCACGAGCAGTGGCTCTTCATGACCACCCATTACCTCCTCTACATAGCGGGGTTCTTGATAGGGATTAAGGCTATCAGGGGTTCTGCGGTATTTCTCCTTCCTGGGATCGCGTTGCCGGTATTCTGGCACGTCCCCCTTTTCTTCGCCCTCGCTGGGGCCTACCTACCTTGGAGGGTGGCAAACGACTTGACTCTCTTCCTAGCTGGAGTCTCAGCAGGAATGACGATATACAAGCTAAGCAACGTGATAAAGATCCTGCTATTTGTTCTCTGGATGAGCGCGGACAGCGTTCTCTCGGTAGTGCTCATCGTCGGGATTCCAGCCTACTCAGAAGAGGCCTACCGCTTTTCTCCCTTCCCGGTTTCCCAAGAGCCTGTCACGGGCCTAGTGATGTTCGGCATAATGACCGCAGTATTCGTGTACGTGGTCGTTAACTTGGTGAAGTCAATATTTCACATATAA
- a CDS encoding APC family permease codes for MSKRTIFVRESSGLIKQVNLLDAVMLNIGNMSAGVALFESISPYVNSQNNPTIGGPGGVLWLASLIGLVLAIPQLILYTMLNRRIARTGGDYVWISRSLSGGIGATMALALMVESLAYFALVAFFSVSSVNAVLCTIGGVDHSSALLSLASNVFVNPYGNPTLFQKAIFYLIGAAFFGLIIALNVFRAKWGYNVVTALGIFSLVTLAVAMVIIAVFSPFQQKIEPFLSAEGISVPQVPYAFMPKVNWAYTLLLLPIFALYTYPWMQAGPAVSAEFKNAQRVAKLNLVIALAITGFFVTAGFLEMDIVAGYYFNYYAYGTFVYNFWDVAIALASNPALQWFIGLGAIVWNFYVLSYGVIVFSRYIFALSFDRVLPEKFSEVNKYGSPVYAHLLDLIVTLGLLAIPVFSTSAAVSLYGATILGALYFAVVSVAGLVYGVKNNLRVLQVAGGISAVYFAFLTYEAAVNPVFGFFSEVDGVPVTIIFVVGVLVLGALVYLYSKHQNAKRGIDISLAFKEIPPE; via the coding sequence GTGTCAAAGAGGACAATCTTCGTAAGAGAAAGTTCCGGTTTAATAAAGCAAGTCAACCTCCTAGACGCTGTAATGTTGAACATAGGCAATATGTCAGCTGGGGTAGCTCTCTTCGAGTCCATATCGCCCTACGTCAACTCCCAGAACAACCCCACTATAGGTGGACCAGGGGGAGTCCTGTGGCTCGCCTCGCTAATAGGCCTAGTGTTAGCGATCCCCCAGCTTATATTGTACACTATGCTGAACAGGAGGATAGCGAGGACCGGTGGAGACTACGTGTGGATATCGAGGTCGTTGAGCGGGGGGATAGGGGCCACAATGGCCCTCGCCCTCATGGTCGAGAGCCTAGCCTACTTCGCGCTAGTGGCATTCTTCTCTGTGTCCTCTGTTAACGCTGTGCTCTGCACGATAGGAGGGGTTGACCACTCCTCTGCCCTCCTGAGCTTGGCGAGCAACGTCTTCGTAAACCCCTACGGCAATCCGACCTTGTTCCAGAAGGCCATATTCTACCTAATAGGTGCGGCGTTCTTCGGACTCATCATAGCCTTGAATGTCTTTAGGGCAAAGTGGGGCTACAACGTGGTCACCGCGCTGGGCATATTCTCCTTAGTGACCCTTGCAGTAGCAATGGTTATCATAGCTGTCTTCTCCCCCTTCCAGCAGAAGATTGAGCCTTTCCTCTCAGCGGAGGGGATATCAGTACCCCAAGTGCCCTACGCTTTCATGCCAAAGGTTAACTGGGCCTACACCTTGCTGTTGTTACCCATCTTTGCCCTCTACACTTACCCGTGGATGCAGGCGGGACCTGCAGTCTCAGCCGAGTTCAAGAATGCCCAGAGGGTGGCAAAGCTAAACCTGGTAATAGCTCTGGCCATCACTGGGTTCTTCGTAACTGCAGGCTTCCTAGAGATGGACATAGTTGCTGGATACTACTTCAACTACTACGCGTACGGCACCTTCGTCTACAACTTCTGGGACGTCGCCATAGCTCTAGCCTCAAACCCAGCACTGCAGTGGTTCATAGGCCTTGGGGCAATAGTGTGGAACTTCTACGTCCTCTCCTACGGCGTCATAGTCTTCTCAAGGTACATATTCGCCCTCTCCTTCGATAGGGTCTTGCCGGAGAAGTTCTCCGAGGTCAACAAGTACGGTTCCCCTGTTTACGCTCACCTCTTGGACTTAATAGTTACCTTGGGCCTGCTTGCCATCCCAGTGTTCTCTACCTCTGCTGCTGTTTCCCTATACGGTGCCACAATACTGGGCGCCCTCTACTTCGCCGTTGTTAGCGTCGCTGGGCTAGTGTACGGAGTCAAGAACAACCTCAGGGTGTTGCAGGTAGCTGGTGGAATATCCGCTGTGTACTTCGCCTTTCTGACCTACGAGGCAGCGGTGAACCCGGTGTTCGGCTTCTTCAGCGAAGTGGACGGGGTCCCCGTGACGATAATATTCGTAGTAGGGGTGCTGGTCCTAGGAGCTCTGGTTTACTTGTACTCAAAGCACCAGAACGCGAAGAGGGGCATAGACATATCCCTAGCGTTTAAGGAGATCCCACCAGAGTGA
- a CDS encoding DNA-binding protein codes for MAAKVKFKYKGEQKEVEISKIKKVWRVGKMISFTYDDNGKTGRGAVSEKDAPKELLEKLKK; via the coding sequence ATGGCAGCCAAAGTAAAGTTCAAGTACAAGGGAGAACAGAAGGAAGTAGAGATCTCCAAGATAAAGAAGGTCTGGAGAGTAGGGAAGATGATATCCTTCACCTATGACGACAACGGCAAGACCGGAAGGGGAGCAGTAAGCGAGAAGGACGCTCCAAAAGAGTTATTGGAGAAGCTAAAGAAGTAA
- a CDS encoding DUF1286 domain-containing protein, whose amino-acid sequence MKLRTHYVFTLGLLILTDSFLLRNFTLSLSLSLIVSLLANSLIDGLGHRELHTLKGDIITRTPLTHTFPRSVVWGVISSLPVVASIYYFNTLQYEPSAFKLIALSLVDGAIAGPSHLVLDVFTEKGVFVKRGGKWRRFALAHFSYSNPFANGVAIAVGLVMIYLGFALGRL is encoded by the coding sequence ATGAAGCTTAGAACACACTATGTGTTCACGCTTGGCCTTCTAATCCTGACCGACTCCTTCCTCTTAAGGAACTTTACACTGTCCCTCTCGCTTTCCTTAATAGTGTCACTCCTGGCCAACTCGTTGATCGATGGCTTGGGCCACAGAGAACTTCACACGCTAAAGGGAGACATAATAACGAGGACCCCACTGACTCACACTTTTCCGAGGAGCGTCGTCTGGGGGGTAATCTCCTCTCTCCCAGTAGTGGCGTCAATTTACTACTTCAATACCCTGCAGTACGAGCCTAGCGCGTTCAAGTTGATAGCCCTTAGCTTGGTGGACGGTGCGATAGCTGGGCCCTCCCACCTAGTCCTAGACGTGTTCACAGAGAAAGGGGTCTTCGTCAAGAGGGGAGGGAAATGGAGAAGGTTTGCCTTGGCTCACTTTTCATACAGCAACCCTTTCGCTAATGGTGTAGCAATAGCAGTGGGGTTAGTTATGATTTACTTAGGATTTGCCTTGGGACGCCTCTGA
- a CDS encoding EVE domain-containing protein — MTYWLIPIQEDMWDIILTKGVWGYKTDLSDYIKKGDKLIIYVSKYYAKVYGGKVVGVVRVESDWYVDETPVFPEETVRNKGIFVHRVKVFPEVTGVCDLKGILDKLRFVEDPAQLPKYLRNAPANLKRPIPDDDGKKIEMCLKGEL, encoded by the coding sequence ATGACCTACTGGCTCATCCCCATCCAGGAGGACATGTGGGACATCATACTGACCAAGGGCGTGTGGGGGTACAAGACCGACTTGAGCGATTACATAAAGAAGGGGGACAAGCTCATCATTTACGTCAGCAAGTACTACGCGAAGGTGTATGGAGGGAAGGTAGTAGGCGTGGTGAGGGTGGAGAGCGACTGGTACGTGGACGAGACCCCCGTCTTCCCAGAGGAAACTGTGAGGAACAAGGGGATATTCGTACATAGGGTCAAGGTGTTCCCTGAGGTCACCGGGGTCTGCGACCTCAAGGGGATCTTAGACAAGCTGAGGTTCGTTGAGGACCCTGCACAACTGCCCAAGTACTTGAGGAACGCCCCGGCTAACCTCAAGAGGCCCATCCCCGACGACGACGGGAAGAAGATAGAGATGTGCCTTAAGGGCGAGCTATGA
- a CDS encoding lipoate--protein ligase family protein, which translates to MRLIIEGGNPGERQMALDEAMLILASNNLVEETVRLWNFSPTTLTIGRFLAVRDWVNEEERKKLGIPLIRRFTGGGPALHDERGEVTWSVLMKGVDVMEAYRQIGSALVKAIGLLGLKAEFSPINDVTVMGKKVVGMAGAKKRDAVLVHGTFMFSTYLGYMKVIKSPEAKVKERGSPEGRVSNLSALLGSEISRREAVEALIEGFSSEFKLRDGELTELEVELSSQLKFKYTNERWTYLR; encoded by the coding sequence ATGAGGCTGATAATTGAGGGAGGCAACCCTGGAGAGAGGCAGATGGCGTTAGACGAGGCAATGTTAATCCTCGCTAGCAACAACTTGGTGGAGGAGACTGTGAGGCTCTGGAACTTCTCGCCAACTACGCTGACCATAGGCAGGTTTTTGGCAGTGAGGGACTGGGTAAACGAGGAGGAGAGGAAGAAGCTGGGGATACCGCTAATAAGGAGGTTCACGGGAGGGGGGCCTGCGCTCCACGACGAGAGGGGGGAGGTGACGTGGAGCGTGTTGATGAAGGGCGTTGACGTCATGGAGGCCTACAGGCAGATTGGCTCAGCCTTAGTCAAGGCAATAGGGCTCCTAGGCCTCAAGGCCGAGTTCTCCCCGATCAACGACGTGACAGTGATGGGCAAAAAGGTGGTGGGAATGGCTGGGGCAAAGAAGAGGGACGCCGTTCTAGTCCACGGAACCTTCATGTTCTCTACCTACCTAGGTTACATGAAGGTGATAAAGTCCCCAGAGGCAAAGGTCAAGGAAAGGGGATCTCCAGAGGGAAGGGTGAGCAATTTGTCCGCCCTCCTGGGCAGTGAGATTAGCAGGAGGGAAGCTGTGGAGGCGTTAATAGAGGGGTTTTCGAGCGAGTTCAAGCTGAGGGACGGGGAGCTAACAGAGCTAGAGGTAGAGCTGAGCTCACAGCTAAAGTTTAAGTACACGAACGAGAGGTGGACTTACTTAAGATGA
- a CDS encoding radical SAM protein: MIGGFVINRKFTVLSLTGGSCSLNCFYCSAKYISSMLPAPTPEELYKEISRMYERGVKGFLVSGGFNERGELPIKKYLPVMRKAKREMEVIFNVHPGLLDRETIEEMSDAVDIVDYEFAYSTGAYKSKGVKRPREDYLRVLEDLIDYGPKYVVPHLMLGLPSDSDEEVEDVIRLLASYKPYLVNFLVLIPTPSTPSRLLKPMDVARAVRLIELGHALTGGRTSLGCMRPYQLKEELDREVVKRGIVQRIANPHHKVVKEFNLSLYDGCCSLPEEYLGEFKYEADN; encoded by the coding sequence GTGATAGGGGGGTTCGTGATAAACAGGAAGTTCACAGTCCTCAGCTTGACGGGAGGTTCGTGTTCCTTGAACTGCTTCTACTGCTCTGCAAAGTACATAAGCTCAATGCTCCCAGCCCCCACCCCTGAGGAGCTCTACAAGGAGATCTCGAGGATGTACGAGAGGGGGGTCAAGGGCTTCCTGGTGAGCGGGGGGTTCAACGAGAGGGGGGAGTTACCCATCAAGAAGTACCTTCCCGTCATGAGGAAGGCCAAGAGGGAGATGGAGGTGATATTTAACGTCCACCCTGGGCTACTGGACAGGGAGACCATAGAGGAGATGAGTGACGCGGTTGACATAGTGGATTATGAGTTCGCCTACTCCACGGGAGCCTACAAGTCGAAGGGGGTGAAGAGGCCTAGGGAGGACTACCTCAGGGTGTTAGAGGACTTGATAGACTACGGCCCCAAGTACGTTGTTCCACACCTCATGCTGGGGTTGCCCAGCGACTCCGACGAGGAGGTGGAGGACGTGATAAGGCTCCTCGCCTCTTATAAGCCCTACTTGGTCAACTTCCTGGTGCTCATCCCTACGCCCAGCACCCCCTCTAGGCTCTTGAAACCGATGGACGTCGCGAGGGCAGTTAGGCTCATAGAGCTTGGCCACGCGTTAACTGGTGGTAGGACTAGCCTGGGTTGCATGAGGCCCTATCAGCTCAAGGAGGAGCTGGACAGGGAGGTCGTGAAGAGGGGAATAGTGCAGAGGATAGCTAACCCTCACCACAAGGTAGTCAAGGAGTTCAACCTCTCCCTCTACGACGGTTGCTGTAGCCTACCGGAGGAGTACCTAGGTGAGTTCAAGTATGAGGCTGATAATTGA
- a CDS encoding radical SAM protein translates to MELLVSAGTFFFLKKGIKYSDTAYALQAGGCKARCAFCTQSSVSRADKAYLSRVKWYPVKLEDVKDKLSSFKRFCLQTVLKDGFEEEALNILRQVNIRKSVTIAPVDERYLWEMKEVGVDYLGVGMDTTRGNWEKVGKPYSFERYLEFVKRAVEVFGRGKVYVHLVFGLGEDKGEFVELMKELFSLGAEVALFAFTPVKGTPMEDHPRPSLEEYREVQRIRFALSTGATPNEKAYFTSGCPSCDRPFYNEDPREKPYNVPLMEARRL, encoded by the coding sequence ATGGAATTGCTAGTATCAGCTGGTACTTTCTTTTTCCTCAAGAAGGGGATAAAGTACAGCGACACTGCGTACGCCCTCCAAGCAGGGGGGTGTAAGGCGAGGTGTGCCTTTTGCACGCAGTCCTCCGTCAGCAGGGCAGACAAGGCCTACCTTTCCAGGGTGAAGTGGTACCCCGTGAAACTGGAGGACGTGAAGGATAAGCTCTCCTCGTTTAAGCGCTTCTGCCTCCAGACGGTCTTGAAGGACGGCTTTGAGGAGGAGGCGTTGAACATCTTGAGGCAGGTTAATATCAGGAAATCCGTCACTATCGCCCCCGTGGACGAGAGGTATCTATGGGAGATGAAGGAGGTAGGCGTGGACTACTTGGGGGTGGGGATGGACACCACGAGGGGGAACTGGGAGAAGGTGGGGAAGCCCTACTCCTTCGAGAGGTACCTCGAGTTCGTCAAGAGAGCAGTGGAGGTCTTTGGAAGGGGGAAGGTCTACGTCCACCTGGTCTTCGGCCTAGGGGAGGACAAGGGGGAGTTCGTGGAGCTAATGAAGGAGCTATTCTCCCTTGGGGCTGAGGTAGCGCTCTTTGCCTTCACCCCAGTGAAGGGGACGCCAATGGAGGATCACCCAAGGCCCTCCCTAGAGGAGTACAGGGAGGTGCAGAGGATAAGGTTTGCCCTCTCAACTGGGGCCACTCCAAACGAGAAGGCTTACTTCACTTCGGGCTGTCCCTCATGCGACAGGCCCTTCTACAACGAGGACCCAAGGGAGAAGCCCTACAACGTACCCTTAATGGAGGCGAGGAGGCTGTGA
- a CDS encoding FAD-dependent oxidoreductase codes for MKVVILGSGFAGISAYLKNPRAVVLDKEDYFTLTHKLVDVVERGDPSLALIPLPGKFLRARVRGVDFKRKKVITSEGEVEFDKLIISLGFEQDTSKVKARNVMKLENVEDALKIREALGKTKSVAVLGGGTLGVELSGALAKMGKKVFLIEAQRRLLPFMSQESSDFALSRLQAMGVEVMLNAKVDSVGEFVETSSGKVRADLVVLTAGMRGPSIIRELGLSNVNNRMLVDEYLRSVDFEDVFGAGDCMTVRNSFVPMSAQVAVQSGERAMLNALGEEEKFSYRQLAVILRVGDEYFGDFMGRFVKGNLARLVKDFGVYRAVKMVERASLI; via the coding sequence ATGAAAGTTGTAATCTTAGGATCAGGGTTTGCCGGTATTTCAGCTTACTTAAAGAACCCCAGAGCCGTCGTATTAGACAAGGAGGACTACTTCACCTTAACGCATAAGCTTGTGGACGTGGTAGAGAGGGGAGATCCATCCCTCGCCCTGATCCCCCTCCCTGGGAAGTTCCTGAGGGCCAGGGTAAGGGGAGTGGACTTTAAGAGGAAGAAGGTCATTACCAGCGAAGGGGAGGTGGAATTCGACAAGCTAATAATCTCTCTGGGTTTCGAGCAGGACACGAGCAAGGTAAAGGCAAGGAACGTAATGAAGCTGGAGAACGTGGAGGACGCGTTGAAGATAAGGGAAGCCCTAGGCAAGACAAAGAGCGTTGCAGTCTTGGGGGGTGGGACGCTTGGGGTGGAGCTGTCAGGGGCCTTGGCGAAGATGGGCAAGAAGGTCTTCCTCATTGAGGCACAGAGGAGGTTGCTGCCCTTCATGAGCCAGGAGTCCTCAGACTTCGCCCTCAGTAGGCTACAAGCCATGGGAGTTGAGGTAATGCTTAACGCAAAGGTGGACAGCGTGGGAGAATTCGTAGAGACGTCGTCTGGGAAGGTAAGGGCAGACCTAGTCGTCTTGACTGCAGGCATGAGGGGGCCCTCCATAATAAGGGAGTTGGGGCTGAGCAACGTCAACAACAGGATGTTAGTGGACGAGTACTTGAGGTCGGTGGACTTCGAGGACGTCTTCGGGGCAGGGGACTGCATGACTGTGAGGAACTCCTTTGTCCCCATGTCCGCACAAGTGGCGGTACAGTCGGGGGAGAGGGCGATGCTGAACGCCTTAGGGGAGGAGGAGAAGTTCTCCTACAGACAGCTGGCCGTAATACTGAGGGTCGGGGACGAGTACTTCGGCGACTTCATGGGCAGGTTCGTAAAGGGCAACCTCGCTAGGCTCGTGAAGGACTTTGGGGTGTACAGGGCAGTGAAGATGGTGGAGAGGGCAAGCTTAATTTAA
- a CDS encoding glycosyltransferase: MDVTIAIPTLCRPSLYALLERLKRYRDAEVILVYKGELRTKDYNKAIEQKEGYYEEALNIALKNASSPLLLVTDDDAVPSEHWVEDHVRFHEENQRVGVLTGRVVGRKWKNYPNALFQRLSRTIYMEEYCPKFKEYTGFLTKTGLSVDRGEHVGNEKTLAIAGVNMSVKREVYQGFQLPEYSLRGSYNESVIALHAVRKGFDAFYFSGGEVFHGGEESLSRSTDPLVERYLAIEKHTFPYAVWRVWGLNVALLEELYHLARGEERVGIGIALKGIRDKLEPHKLRGLLKDAMEGLSLYPP, translated from the coding sequence ATGGACGTCACTATAGCTATCCCCACTCTATGCAGGCCCTCCCTTTACGCCCTCCTAGAGAGGCTGAAGAGGTATAGGGACGCTGAGGTAATCCTGGTCTACAAGGGCGAACTGAGGACAAAGGACTACAACAAGGCAATAGAGCAAAAGGAGGGCTACTACGAGGAGGCGCTGAACATTGCCTTGAAGAATGCTTCCTCTCCCCTCCTCCTCGTCACGGACGACGACGCGGTTCCCTCCGAGCACTGGGTAGAGGACCACGTGAGGTTCCACGAGGAGAACCAGAGAGTTGGAGTCCTCACAGGGCGCGTCGTAGGGAGGAAGTGGAAGAACTACCCCAACGCCCTCTTCCAGAGGCTAAGCCGCACGATCTACATGGAGGAGTACTGCCCAAAGTTCAAGGAGTACACGGGCTTTTTGACCAAAACCGGGCTTTCAGTAGACAGAGGAGAGCACGTCGGTAATGAGAAGACACTTGCCATAGCCGGGGTGAACATGAGCGTCAAAAGGGAGGTCTACCAAGGGTTCCAGTTGCCCGAGTACTCGCTGAGGGGGAGTTACAACGAGAGCGTAATAGCTCTCCACGCCGTTAGGAAGGGGTTTGACGCCTTCTACTTCTCTGGAGGAGAGGTATTCCACGGGGGAGAGGAGTCGCTCTCGAGGTCAACAGACCCCTTGGTGGAGAGGTACTTGGCAATAGAGAAGCACACGTTCCCCTACGCAGTCTGGAGGGTGTGGGGGTTAAACGTGGCCCTCCTCGAGGAGCTGTACCATTTAGCGAGGGGGGAGGAGAGGGTCGGGATAGGCATAGCGTTAAAGGGTATTAGGGACAAGCTTGAGCCCCATAAGCTCAGGGGACTGCTCAAGGACGCAATGGAGGGACTATCCCTTTACCCTCCTTAA
- a CDS encoding glycoside hydrolase family 15 protein, protein MTRYVILGNGQLTLLADKDYELRELYYPLPTDNHLVFSKVGLWYKGKFAWLDQLNPRISYERDALTAVVEAEFDDLKAKIRDAVDMAYPVLVREVTLTQEATVFFAWNFNVYNNNVGDTAFYDPFTDSMVHYKRDRWFMFSCNLHTYQYATGYKEIGGLQGTWKDCEDGVLSMNPIAQGSVDFAVSFKANGTFFCWLVASNNYENARRLSEYVERKTPKELMGRTNNYWRAWLFKARELDEVARRSLLIIAAHWQNNGSIPAALDTDIMRFNRDTYNYVWPRDAAFASIAMSLAGYQDFSRNLFNFSKSLLYKGFLFQKYTCDGHWGSTWHPWTSGYIPIQEDETALMLYAAWVHFYLFRDVDFIKSFYRPAIKAAADFLAGYRDEETGLPLPSYDLWEERLGVHFFTSAAVYAGLTAAAKFAEFFGDEDYRVKYSAAAEEVKKGLDKFFVGDHFARSLHDDKVDSSTLLGAMLVLDPKDERVKANRKKVEEVLNVNGGIARYEGDWYLKEDERPNAWFISTLWLAQHYVFEGEPEKGKKYLEWVLKNSLSTGVIPEQVSPSGNYPSVSPLVWSHAELIRTVYYLENGFNRFI, encoded by the coding sequence ATGACGAGGTACGTTATCCTAGGCAACGGTCAGCTAACATTATTGGCTGACAAGGACTACGAGCTAAGGGAGCTCTACTACCCCTTGCCCACCGACAACCACTTGGTCTTCTCCAAGGTGGGGCTGTGGTACAAGGGCAAGTTCGCGTGGCTCGACCAGCTAAACCCGAGGATATCCTACGAGAGGGACGCGCTGACGGCAGTTGTTGAGGCAGAGTTTGACGACCTAAAGGCGAAGATAAGGGACGCCGTGGACATGGCTTACCCTGTCCTAGTCAGGGAGGTTACCCTAACCCAGGAGGCGACCGTGTTCTTCGCGTGGAACTTCAACGTCTACAACAATAACGTGGGGGACACGGCGTTCTACGACCCCTTCACCGACTCCATGGTACACTACAAGAGGGACAGGTGGTTCATGTTCTCTTGCAATCTCCACACCTACCAGTACGCTACCGGATACAAGGAGATAGGGGGCCTGCAGGGCACTTGGAAGGACTGCGAGGACGGGGTGCTCTCCATGAACCCGATAGCTCAAGGCTCGGTGGACTTTGCGGTGAGCTTCAAGGCCAACGGCACGTTCTTCTGCTGGTTAGTCGCCTCCAACAACTACGAGAACGCGAGGAGGCTCTCCGAGTACGTGGAGAGGAAGACGCCCAAGGAGCTCATGGGTAGGACTAACAACTACTGGAGGGCTTGGCTCTTCAAGGCCAGGGAACTGGACGAGGTAGCCAGGAGGTCCTTGCTCATCATAGCAGCCCACTGGCAAAACAACGGCTCAATACCTGCAGCCCTTGACACGGACATAATGAGGTTCAACAGAGACACCTACAACTACGTGTGGCCTAGGGACGCTGCCTTCGCCTCAATTGCTATGTCCTTGGCTGGTTACCAAGACTTCTCCAGGAACTTGTTTAACTTCAGTAAGTCCCTACTCTACAAGGGGTTCCTCTTCCAGAAGTACACCTGCGATGGTCACTGGGGGAGCACTTGGCACCCGTGGACCTCTGGCTACATCCCAATACAGGAGGACGAGACGGCGTTGATGCTCTATGCTGCCTGGGTCCACTTTTACTTGTTCAGGGACGTGGACTTCATAAAGTCGTTTTACAGACCAGCTATAAAGGCAGCAGCGGACTTCTTAGCAGGGTACAGGGACGAGGAGACCGGGCTACCCCTCCCCTCTTACGATCTATGGGAGGAGAGGCTAGGGGTCCACTTCTTCACTTCAGCTGCGGTGTACGCAGGGCTTACGGCAGCGGCGAAGTTCGCGGAGTTCTTTGGCGACGAGGACTATAGGGTGAAGTACTCAGCTGCAGCGGAAGAGGTAAAGAAGGGCCTCGACAAGTTCTTCGTAGGGGATCACTTCGCCAGGAGCCTCCACGACGACAAGGTGGACTCAAGCACGTTGTTGGGGGCGATGCTTGTCCTAGATCCTAAGGACGAGAGGGTAAAGGCCAACAGGAAGAAGGTAGAGGAGGTCTTAAACGTAAACGGGGGAATAGCCAGATACGAGGGGGACTGGTACTTGAAGGAGGACGAGAGGCCCAACGCGTGGTTCATATCAACCCTATGGCTTGCACAGCACTACGTGTTTGAGGGGGAGCCAGAGAAGGGGAAGAAGTACTTGGAGTGGGTGCTGAAGAACTCCCTCAGTACTGGGGTGATCCCGGAACAAGTTTCACCCTCGGGGAACTACCCCTCAGTCTCCCCCCTAGTCTGGAGCCACGCAGAGCTAATAAGGACAGTCTACTACTTAGAGAACGGTTTCAATAGGTTTATTTAA